A section of the Flavobacteriales bacterium genome encodes:
- a CDS encoding polysaccharide deacetylase family protein — protein sequence MAARCVFSVDVEEWFHILDVPSTPPLEQWGRLESRVEASFGRMLDVFAEKRVRTTLFFLGWVAERHPQLLRDAVAQGHEVASHGYAHELVYKHDRRHFTEDVRRAKGIIEDAAGVKVRGYRAPGFSATRETPWFFEALAETGHAYDSSIWPGSRNHGGWPGALPVPHVVPTPAGDIVEFPISMDRVFGRDLYFFGGGYLRFFPYPVIRDRARAVLKQERPVVFYLHPREVDPDHPRLPMSAKRRFMSYVNLSTTEPKMRRLFDDLPMTTFGALLDAGVAHLPRQVA from the coding sequence ATGGCCGCCCGGTGCGTGTTCTCCGTGGATGTGGAGGAGTGGTTCCACATCCTCGACGTGCCTTCCACGCCACCCTTGGAACAGTGGGGGCGGCTGGAGTCACGCGTGGAGGCCTCCTTCGGCCGCATGCTCGACGTGTTCGCCGAAAAGCGGGTGCGCACCACGCTGTTCTTCCTGGGCTGGGTGGCCGAGCGCCACCCGCAGCTCCTGCGTGATGCTGTGGCGCAGGGACATGAGGTCGCCTCCCACGGCTACGCGCACGAGCTGGTCTACAAGCACGACCGCCGCCACTTCACCGAGGATGTGCGGCGCGCCAAGGGCATCATCGAGGATGCGGCGGGGGTGAAGGTGCGTGGCTACCGTGCGCCGGGATTCAGCGCCACGCGCGAGACACCGTGGTTCTTCGAGGCCCTTGCGGAGACCGGCCATGCCTACGACAGCTCGATCTGGCCCGGGAGCCGCAACCACGGTGGCTGGCCGGGCGCGCTGCCCGTGCCCCATGTGGTGCCCACACCCGCCGGCGACATCGTGGAGTTCCCCATCAGCATGGACCGCGTGTTCGGCCGCGACCTCTACTTCTTCGGCGGTGGCTACCTGCGCTTCTTCCCGTATCCGGTGATCCGCGACCGTGCCCGTGCAGTGCTCAAGCAGGAACGCCCCGTGGTGTTCTACCTGCACCCGCGCGAGGTGGATCCCGATCACCCGCGGCTGCCCATGAGCGCCAAACGCCGCTTCATGAGCTACGTGAACCTGTCGACCACCGAGCCCAAGATGCGCCGCCTGTTCGATGACCTGCCCATGACCACCTTCGGCGCGCTGCTGGACGCGGGCGTGGCCCACCTCCCGCGTCAGGTCGCATGA